The following coding sequences are from one Burkholderia stabilis window:
- a CDS encoding DMT family transporter, with protein sequence MQKTTDGWLSGLLGVIIFSGSLPATRIAVQGLDPLFLTFVRATIAGVLGLLLLVVLKQKRPTRSETVSLAIVALGVVVGFPLLTALALKHVTSAHAIVFVGLLPLATALFGVWRGGERPRLPFWIFSIVGSGAVAAFALRNGGQASVVGDALMLAAIVACGLGYAEGARLSRDLGGWQVISWALVLSLPLMLPLAWLTWPASFDGVDASALWGLAYVSLFSMLIGFVFWYRGLALGGIAGVGQLQLLQPFFGLLLAAGLLHETVPPSMVIVTVVVVGCVAGAKYFSRMTPVRRAG encoded by the coding sequence GTGCAAAAGACAACCGACGGATGGCTCAGCGGCCTGCTGGGCGTGATCATCTTCAGCGGCTCGCTGCCGGCGACGCGTATCGCGGTGCAGGGGCTCGACCCGCTGTTCCTCACCTTCGTGCGCGCGACGATCGCCGGCGTGCTCGGCCTGCTGCTGCTCGTCGTACTGAAGCAGAAGCGGCCGACGCGTTCCGAGACGGTGTCGCTGGCCATCGTCGCGCTCGGCGTCGTGGTCGGGTTCCCGCTGCTGACGGCGCTGGCATTGAAGCACGTGACGTCCGCGCACGCGATCGTGTTCGTCGGGCTGCTGCCGCTCGCGACCGCGCTGTTCGGCGTATGGCGCGGCGGCGAACGGCCGCGGCTGCCGTTCTGGATCTTCTCGATCGTCGGCAGCGGCGCGGTGGCCGCGTTCGCGCTGCGCAACGGCGGCCAGGCGTCGGTGGTCGGCGATGCGCTGATGCTGGCCGCGATCGTCGCGTGCGGGCTCGGCTACGCGGAGGGCGCACGTCTGTCGCGCGATCTCGGCGGCTGGCAGGTGATCTCGTGGGCGCTCGTGCTGTCGCTGCCGCTGATGCTGCCGCTCGCGTGGCTGACGTGGCCTGCATCGTTCGACGGCGTCGATGCGTCCGCGCTGTGGGGGCTCGCGTACGTGTCGTTGTTCAGCATGCTGATCGGCTTCGTGTTCTGGTATCGCGGGCTCGCGCTCGGCGGGATCGCGGGCGTCGGCCAGTTGCAGCTGCTGCAGCCGTTCTTCGGCTTGCTGCTGGCGGCCGGGCTGCTGCACGAGACGGTGCCGCCGTCGATGGTCATCGTGACGGTCGTCGTGGTCGGCTGCGTGGCCGGTGCGAAGTACTTCTCGAGAATGACGCCGGTGCGGCGCGCGGGGTGA
- the metC gene encoding cystathionine beta-lyase, which yields MNHLHSTDTVLAHEGRSHGQPGSPVNPPVYRQSTLLFHGTDALDAVRGTPLAYGRHGSPTTRALEKALARLEGAHAALLTPSGLSAITTALLAVLNPGDHLLMADSVYDPTRSFCDETLARLGIETTYYDPSIGAGIASLMRPNTRAVFAESPGSLTFEVQDIPAISRVAHRHAAVVLLDNTWGTPLNFRSFDHGVDVSIHAATKYIAGHSDVLMGAILTTEALAPKVTRFYRQLGMTVSGDDAYLALRGLRTLSVRLERHQRNAHVLTEWLAKQPEVAQILYPARPGDPGHALWQRDFTGACGLFGVVLHPQADDAMRALLDGMTCFGMGYSWGGFESLIIPSNPSRYRTATQWAAAGPLLRIHAGLEHPDDMIADLAAGFARMRTAALAEA from the coding sequence TTGAACCACCTGCATTCGACCGACACCGTACTCGCCCACGAAGGCCGCTCGCACGGCCAGCCCGGTTCGCCCGTGAATCCGCCCGTGTATCGCCAGTCGACCCTGCTCTTTCATGGCACCGACGCACTCGACGCCGTGCGCGGCACGCCGCTCGCGTACGGGCGCCACGGCAGCCCGACCACGCGCGCACTCGAGAAAGCGCTCGCCCGCCTCGAAGGCGCGCACGCCGCGCTGCTGACGCCGAGCGGGCTCAGCGCGATCACGACCGCGCTGCTCGCGGTGCTGAATCCCGGCGACCATCTGCTGATGGCCGATTCCGTGTACGACCCGACCCGCTCGTTCTGCGATGAAACGCTCGCACGCCTCGGCATCGAAACGACGTACTACGATCCTTCGATAGGCGCGGGCATCGCGTCGCTGATGCGGCCGAACACGCGTGCGGTATTCGCCGAATCGCCGGGCTCGCTGACCTTCGAGGTGCAGGACATTCCCGCCATCAGCCGCGTCGCGCACCGGCACGCCGCCGTCGTGCTGCTCGACAACACCTGGGGCACGCCGCTGAACTTCCGCTCGTTCGACCATGGCGTCGACGTGTCGATTCATGCCGCGACCAAATACATCGCCGGGCACTCCGACGTGCTGATGGGGGCGATCCTGACGACCGAGGCGCTCGCACCGAAAGTCACGCGTTTCTACCGGCAACTCGGGATGACGGTCAGCGGCGACGACGCGTATCTCGCGCTGCGCGGCCTGCGCACGTTGTCGGTCCGGCTCGAGCGACACCAGCGCAACGCACACGTGCTGACCGAATGGCTCGCGAAACAGCCGGAAGTCGCACAGATCCTGTATCCGGCGCGGCCCGGCGACCCCGGCCATGCGCTGTGGCAACGCGACTTCACCGGCGCGTGCGGGCTGTTCGGCGTCGTGCTGCATCCGCAGGCCGACGATGCGATGCGTGCGCTGCTCGACGGGATGACGTGCTTCGGCATGGGCTATAGCTGGGGCGGCTTCGAAAGCCTGATCATCCCGTCCAATCCGTCGCGCTACCGCACCGCCACGCAATGGGCGGCGGCAGGCCCGCTGCTGCGGATTCATGCGGGGCTCGAGCATCCCGACGACATGATCGCCGACCTCGCCGCCGGTTTCGCCAGAATGCGCACCGCCGCGCTCGCGGAAGCGTGA
- a CDS encoding nicotinate phosphoribosyltransferase, producing the protein MQNDPGGFAAVLANPILNTDSYKASHFLQYPPDASAMFSYVESRGGCYDRTLFFGLQMLLKEYLCKPVTHAMIDDARDFFTVHGEPFNEAGWRHIVERYDGYLPVTIRAVPEGSVVPVHNVLMTVECDDPEVFWLASYLETMLLRVWYPVTVATRSWHLRQTIRRFLEKTDDDLAQLPFKLHDFGARGVSSAESAAIGGAAHLVNFMGSDTVLGVLAANRFYREPMAAYSVPAAEHSTITSWGREGEADAYRNMIKRFGLPGAIVSVVSDSYDLFAALELWGGELRQAVIDSGATLVVRPDSGDPVTIVMQTVRALDASFGSTVNGKGRRVLNRVRVIQGDGVDEQSIAAILSALDDAGYAAGNVVFGMGGALLQQVNRDTQRFAMKCSAIRRGGVWHDVRKDPVTDQGKRSKKGRLTLLRNRRTGEYRTTTLPVAWDDRALEGEWDDALETVFDTGRLLVDTTFAEVRARAHAGEA; encoded by the coding sequence ATGCAAAACGATCCCGGCGGCTTTGCCGCGGTTCTCGCCAATCCGATCCTCAATACGGATTCGTACAAGGCTTCCCACTTCCTGCAATATCCGCCCGACGCGTCAGCGATGTTCTCTTACGTCGAATCGCGCGGCGGCTGCTACGACCGCACGCTGTTCTTCGGTTTGCAGATGCTGCTGAAGGAATATCTGTGCAAGCCCGTCACGCACGCGATGATCGACGACGCGCGCGATTTCTTCACGGTACACGGCGAGCCGTTCAACGAAGCAGGGTGGCGCCATATCGTCGAGCGCTACGACGGCTACCTGCCGGTGACGATCCGCGCGGTGCCGGAGGGTTCGGTCGTGCCGGTGCACAACGTGCTGATGACCGTCGAATGCGACGATCCGGAGGTGTTCTGGCTCGCGTCGTATCTCGAGACGATGCTGCTGCGCGTGTGGTATCCGGTGACGGTCGCCACGCGCAGCTGGCACCTGCGGCAGACGATCCGCCGCTTCCTCGAAAAGACCGACGACGATCTCGCGCAACTGCCGTTCAAGCTGCACGACTTCGGCGCGCGCGGCGTGTCGAGCGCGGAGTCGGCCGCGATCGGCGGCGCGGCGCACCTCGTGAACTTCATGGGCTCGGATACCGTGCTCGGCGTGCTGGCCGCGAACCGCTTCTATCGCGAGCCGATGGCCGCGTATTCGGTGCCGGCGGCCGAGCACAGCACGATCACGTCGTGGGGGCGCGAAGGCGAGGCCGATGCGTACCGGAACATGATCAAACGCTTCGGCCTGCCGGGCGCGATCGTGTCGGTCGTCTCGGACTCCTATGATCTGTTCGCCGCGCTCGAACTGTGGGGCGGCGAGCTGAGGCAGGCCGTGATCGATTCGGGCGCGACGCTCGTCGTGCGCCCCGATTCCGGCGACCCCGTGACGATCGTGATGCAGACCGTGCGCGCGCTCGACGCGTCGTTCGGCTCGACCGTGAACGGCAAGGGGCGGCGCGTGCTGAACCGCGTGCGCGTGATCCAGGGCGACGGCGTCGACGAGCAGTCGATTGCCGCGATTCTTTCCGCACTCGACGACGCCGGTTATGCGGCCGGCAATGTCGTGTTCGGCATGGGCGGCGCGCTGTTGCAGCAGGTGAACCGCGATACGCAGCGCTTCGCGATGAAGTGCTCGGCGATCCGGCGCGGCGGCGTGTGGCACGACGTCCGCAAGGACCCGGTCACCGATCAGGGCAAGCGCTCGAAGAAGGGGCGGCTGACGCTGCTGCGCAATCGCCGTACCGGCGAGTACCGGACGACGACGCTGCCCGTTGCGTGGGACGATCGTGCGCTGGAAGGCGAATGGGACGACGCGCTCGAGACGGTGTTCGATACGGGGCGGTTGCTCGTCGATACGACGTTCGCCGAAGTGCGGGCGAGGGCGCACGCGGGAGAGGCTTGA
- a CDS encoding PLP-dependent aminotransferase family protein, which yields MSDTSPIPVPPTPSRTRVETVMDTLRARIASRALMPGARVPSIRMMADALGVSKSTVVDAYERLASEGVLVARRGSGFYVSGHAPPLALADLGPRLDRELDPLWLSRQSLEAAPTTVKPGCGWLPSSWLPDESLRRALRAVSRDESDALTDYATPLGLPALRQQLAWRLAQHGVHAEPAQIMLTDGGTHALDLVCRLLLEPGDTVVLDDPCYFNFQALLRAHRARIVSVPYTPNGPDLARFEQVLAEHRPRLYITNAALHNPTGATLAPPVAHRLLTLAAEHGLLIVEDDIFADFESTPAPRLAAFDGLSRVVSIGSFSKTLSAAIRCGYIAARPEWIEALVDLKLATSFGNAQIGANVVHRLLIDGTYRRHLDSLRTHLADAMGETIRRLSRAGLGIWTEPRGGLFVWAQLPDGIDAARVARHALDHDVVLAPGNVFSASRSATSYLRFNVSRCKGPAVFDALARAMEAARVAERGDVPDDASERTLAGGR from the coding sequence ATGAGCGATACCTCCCCGATTCCCGTCCCGCCCACGCCGTCGCGCACGCGCGTCGAAACCGTGATGGACACCTTGCGCGCCCGGATCGCGAGCCGCGCGCTGATGCCCGGCGCGCGCGTCCCGTCGATCCGGATGATGGCCGACGCGCTCGGCGTGTCGAAATCGACGGTCGTCGACGCGTACGAGCGGCTCGCGAGCGAAGGCGTGCTGGTCGCGCGGCGCGGCTCGGGCTTCTACGTGTCGGGCCACGCGCCGCCGCTCGCGCTCGCCGATCTCGGCCCGCGCCTCGATCGCGAGCTCGATCCGCTGTGGCTGTCGCGCCAGTCGCTCGAAGCCGCGCCGACGACCGTGAAGCCCGGCTGCGGATGGCTGCCGTCGTCGTGGCTGCCGGACGAGAGCCTGCGCCGCGCGCTGCGCGCCGTGTCGCGCGACGAATCCGATGCGCTGACCGACTACGCGACGCCGCTCGGCCTGCCCGCGCTGCGCCAGCAGCTCGCCTGGCGGCTCGCGCAACACGGCGTGCACGCGGAACCCGCGCAGATCATGCTGACCGACGGCGGCACGCATGCACTCGACCTCGTATGCCGCCTGCTGCTGGAGCCGGGCGATACGGTCGTGCTCGACGATCCGTGCTACTTCAACTTCCAGGCGCTGCTGCGCGCACACCGCGCGCGGATCGTCAGCGTCCCGTACACGCCGAACGGGCCCGATCTCGCGCGCTTCGAGCAGGTGCTCGCCGAGCACCGGCCGCGCCTGTACATCACCAATGCGGCGCTGCACAACCCGACCGGCGCGACGCTCGCGCCGCCCGTCGCACACCGGCTGCTGACGCTCGCGGCCGAACACGGCCTGCTGATTGTCGAGGACGACATCTTCGCGGATTTCGAGAGCACGCCCGCGCCGCGCCTTGCGGCGTTCGACGGGCTGTCGCGCGTCGTGTCGATCGGCAGCTTCTCGAAGACGCTGTCGGCCGCGATCCGCTGCGGCTACATCGCGGCGCGGCCGGAATGGATCGAGGCGCTCGTCGACCTGAAGCTCGCGACGTCGTTCGGCAATGCGCAGATCGGCGCGAACGTCGTGCACCGGCTGCTCATCGACGGCACGTACCGGCGCCACCTCGACAGCCTGCGCACGCATCTCGCGGATGCGATGGGAGAGACGATCCGGCGCTTGTCGCGCGCCGGGCTCGGGATCTGGACGGAGCCGCGCGGCGGCCTGTTCGTATGGGCGCAACTGCCTGACGGGATCGATGCCGCGCGCGTCGCGCGCCACGCGCTCGATCACGATGTCGTGCTGGCGCCCGGCAACGTGTTCAGCGCATCGCGCAGCGCGACGTCCTACCTGCGCTTCAACGTGTCGCGCTGCAAGGGGCCGGCAGTGTTCGATGCGCTTGCGCGGGCGATGGAGGCGGCACGGGTGGCCGAGCGCGGCGACGTGCCGGACGATGCGAGCGAACGGACGCTGGCCGGCGGGCGCTGA
- a CDS encoding amino acid ABC transporter permease, whose product MEALELVVHTLPVMVKGAVLTLKFAVASMALGLVVGLVIAIMRIGSNRLAAGLAQGYVSLMRGTPLLVQMFVVYYGLPDLGITLDPTTAGIFTLTLNAGAYLSESMRGAILGIGRGQWAAAHSLGLTHVQTLRYIVCPQALRLAVPSLGNTLISLIKDTSLVSVITVTELLRSTQEVIAATFQPLPLYLAAAAIYWVLSTLLTRLQGRVETRLALPSTH is encoded by the coding sequence ATGGAAGCACTCGAACTGGTCGTTCATACCCTGCCCGTGATGGTCAAAGGCGCGGTGCTCACGCTGAAATTCGCGGTGGCGTCGATGGCGCTCGGCCTCGTCGTCGGGCTCGTGATCGCAATCATGCGGATCGGCAGCAACCGGCTCGCCGCCGGGCTTGCGCAGGGCTACGTCAGCCTGATGCGCGGCACGCCGCTACTCGTGCAGATGTTCGTCGTCTACTACGGGCTGCCCGATCTCGGCATCACGCTTGATCCGACGACGGCCGGCATCTTCACGCTGACGCTCAACGCGGGCGCCTATCTGTCGGAAAGCATGCGCGGCGCGATCCTCGGCATCGGCCGCGGGCAATGGGCGGCCGCACACAGCCTCGGCCTCACGCACGTGCAGACGCTGCGCTACATCGTCTGCCCGCAAGCGTTGCGCCTCGCGGTGCCGAGCCTCGGCAACACGCTGATCAGCCTGATCAAGGACACGTCGCTGGTCTCGGTGATCACCGTCACCGAATTGCTGCGCTCGACGCAGGAAGTGATCGCCGCGACGTTCCAGCCGCTGCCGCTCTATCTCGCCGCCGCCGCGATCTACTGGGTGCTGAGCACGCTGCTCACGCGGCTTCAGGGCCGCGTCGAAACGCGCCTCGCGCTGCCGTCCACGCATTGA
- a CDS encoding amino acid ABC transporter ATP-binding protein gives MITLDNVSKWYGKHQVLSACSAAVSKGEVVVVCGPSGSGKSTLIKTINGLEPFQKGSITVDGTRLGDPGAKLAQLRARVGMVFQHFELFPHLSIAENLTLAQIKVLGRRKDEAVENGMKLLDRVGLKAHAHKYPGQLSGGQQQRVAIARALSMNPVAMLFDEPTSALDPEMINEVLDVMVELARDGMTMVCVTHEMGFARKVAHRVIFMDQGAVVEDAASDRFFAAPRSERARDFLDKILH, from the coding sequence ATGATTACGCTCGACAACGTTTCGAAATGGTATGGCAAGCATCAGGTCCTCTCGGCATGCAGCGCGGCGGTCTCGAAAGGCGAAGTGGTCGTCGTGTGCGGGCCGTCGGGCTCCGGCAAGTCGACGCTGATCAAGACGATCAACGGTCTAGAGCCGTTCCAGAAAGGCAGCATCACCGTCGACGGCACGCGGCTCGGCGACCCGGGCGCGAAGCTCGCGCAATTGCGCGCCCGCGTCGGCATGGTGTTCCAGCACTTCGAGCTGTTTCCGCACCTGTCGATCGCCGAGAACCTGACGCTCGCGCAGATCAAGGTGCTCGGCCGCCGCAAGGACGAGGCCGTCGAGAACGGCATGAAGCTGCTCGATCGCGTCGGCCTGAAGGCCCATGCGCACAAGTATCCGGGGCAGTTGTCGGGCGGCCAGCAGCAGCGCGTCGCGATCGCGCGCGCGCTGTCGATGAACCCGGTCGCGATGCTGTTCGACGAGCCCACCTCCGCGCTCGACCCCGAGATGATCAACGAAGTGCTCGACGTGATGGTCGAGCTCGCGCGCGACGGCATGACGATGGTGTGCGTCACGCATGAAATGGGCTTCGCGCGGAAAGTCGCGCATCGCGTGATCTTCATGGACCAAGGCGCGGTGGTGGAGGACGCGGCCAGCGACAGGTTCTTCGCCGCGCCGCGTTCCGAGCGCGCCCGCGACTTCCTCGACAAGATCCTGCACTGA
- a CDS encoding transporter substrate-binding domain-containing protein, whose amino-acid sequence MKHFTPTLKQGIAAALLCMAAATSHAADLLDTVKQAGVLKIALEGTYPPFDYRNADGQLEGFDVDVAKAVAARLGVKPQFVTTEWSGILAGLQAGKFDVIVNQVAITPSRQQALDFSAPYVYSSAQLLQRQNDARAFKSLDELKGKKVGVTMGSNYVDLVKTVPAIDLQVYPGTPENLRDLAAGRIDAAVNDRLMLNYLIKNSHLPLRPGSVLAGGEDRMGIPFRKGNPKFAKAIDDAVASLQQDGTLKKISMQWFGADTTKPMAQ is encoded by the coding sequence ATGAAGCACTTCACCCCGACGCTCAAGCAAGGCATCGCCGCCGCGCTCCTCTGCATGGCGGCCGCCACGTCGCACGCGGCGGACCTGCTCGACACCGTCAAGCAAGCCGGCGTGCTGAAGATCGCGCTCGAAGGCACCTATCCGCCTTTCGACTACCGCAACGCCGATGGCCAGCTCGAAGGCTTCGACGTCGACGTCGCGAAGGCCGTCGCCGCACGCCTCGGCGTGAAGCCGCAGTTCGTCACGACCGAATGGAGCGGGATTCTCGCCGGCCTGCAGGCCGGCAAATTCGACGTGATCGTCAACCAGGTCGCGATTACGCCGTCGCGCCAGCAGGCGCTCGACTTCAGCGCACCGTACGTGTATTCGTCCGCGCAACTGCTGCAACGCCAGAACGACGCGCGCGCATTCAAGTCGCTCGACGAACTGAAAGGCAAGAAGGTCGGCGTAACGATGGGCAGCAACTACGTCGATCTCGTCAAGACCGTGCCCGCGATCGACCTGCAGGTCTACCCCGGTACGCCGGAAAACCTGCGCGACCTCGCGGCGGGCCGCATCGACGCGGCGGTCAACGATCGCCTGATGCTCAACTACCTGATCAAGAACTCGCACCTGCCGCTGCGCCCCGGTTCCGTGCTTGCGGGCGGCGAGGACCGGATGGGCATCCCGTTCCGCAAGGGCAATCCGAAATTCGCGAAGGCGATCGACGATGCGGTCGCATCGCTGCAGCAGGACGGCACGCTGAAGAAGATCTCGATGCAGTGGTTCGGCGCCGACACGACCAAGCCGATGGCGCAATAA
- a CDS encoding DUF3088 domain-containing protein: MKDTLFILRPGFFKDSEGPFYCGDSVSVEGLLSFYPQLRDAVDVEYVDAPRPRQQIVALIGTDNQSAPVLVLGDGHAPTDGALAIREHNGRRFIDSPADIRRYLSSQYGVAHVA; this comes from the coding sequence ATGAAAGACACGCTGTTCATTCTTCGCCCAGGATTCTTCAAGGATTCCGAAGGTCCGTTCTACTGCGGCGACTCCGTTTCCGTCGAAGGATTGCTGAGCTTCTACCCGCAGCTTCGCGACGCCGTCGACGTCGAATACGTCGACGCGCCGCGGCCGCGCCAGCAGATCGTCGCGCTGATCGGCACGGACAACCAATCGGCGCCGGTGCTCGTGCTCGGCGACGGTCACGCACCGACTGACGGCGCGCTGGCGATTCGCGAGCACAACGGCCGACGCTTCATCGATTCGCCGGCCGATATCCGGCGATATCTGTCTTCGCAATACGGCGTGGCGCACGTCGCATAA
- a CDS encoding VOC family protein, producing the protein MTSPNLVLLYVEDPTRSAQFYERLLGRRPVAAFPTYAAFALDNGLHLGLWSTHANDFVSGGTGHRSELAFMVDDKHEVERLYDAWKALGVSFEQPPMTAVFGLTFVALDPDGHRLRVCMPDK; encoded by the coding sequence ATGACTTCCCCGAATCTCGTTCTTCTGTATGTCGAGGACCCGACGCGCAGCGCGCAGTTCTATGAGCGCCTGCTCGGGCGCCGGCCCGTCGCCGCGTTTCCGACCTACGCGGCCTTCGCGCTCGACAACGGGCTGCATCTGGGCCTGTGGTCGACCCATGCGAATGACTTCGTGTCGGGCGGCACCGGCCATCGATCGGAGCTGGCATTCATGGTCGATGACAAGCACGAAGTCGAACGCCTGTACGACGCGTGGAAAGCGCTCGGCGTGTCGTTCGAACAACCGCCGATGACGGCCGTGTTCGGCCTGACCTTCGTCGCGCTTGACCCGGACGGCCACCGGTTGCGCGTGTGTATGCCCGACAAATAA
- a CDS encoding helix-turn-helix transcriptional regulator: MTRAERLLSLLQLLRRHRHPVSGRVLAEELGISLRTVYRDMALLQAQGADIEGEPGVGYVLRAGFMLPPLMFSQAELEALMLGFRWVGKFADVQLTTAASDALAKISAVLPADLRREMECTTLLVGPRTVEDREIIDMGAVRAAIRTESKIRIRYAGEGRKAIGERIVWPFALGYFNDARILAAWCERRNDFRHFRTDRIVELERLDVRYPRRRAVLLKAWRAVGADVRVTVR, encoded by the coding sequence ATGACGCGCGCCGAACGATTGCTCTCGCTATTGCAACTGTTGCGACGCCACCGCCACCCGGTGAGCGGTCGCGTGCTGGCTGAAGAACTGGGCATCAGCCTGCGCACGGTCTATCGCGACATGGCGTTGTTGCAGGCGCAGGGTGCGGACATCGAAGGCGAGCCGGGCGTCGGATACGTGCTGCGCGCCGGTTTCATGCTGCCGCCACTGATGTTTTCGCAAGCGGAACTCGAAGCGCTGATGCTCGGCTTTCGTTGGGTCGGGAAGTTCGCCGATGTACAGCTCACGACGGCCGCATCCGATGCGCTCGCGAAGATATCCGCCGTGCTGCCGGCCGACCTGCGCCGCGAGATGGAATGCACGACACTGCTCGTCGGCCCGCGTACGGTCGAGGATCGGGAGATCATCGACATGGGTGCCGTGCGCGCGGCGATTCGTACCGAAAGCAAGATCAGGATCCGATATGCGGGCGAGGGCCGGAAAGCAATCGGCGAACGGATCGTGTGGCCATTCGCGCTCGGCTATTTCAATGACGCGCGGATTCTGGCGGCGTGGTGTGAAAGGCGGAACGACTTCCGGCATTTCCGGACCGATCGCATCGTCGAGCTGGAGCGACTGGATGTGCGATATCCGCGGCGGCGCGCGGTGCTGCTGAAGGCGTGGCGTGCGGTGGGCGCCGACGTGCGAGTGACGGTGAGGTAG